Proteins from a genomic interval of Nostoc sp. TCL240-02:
- a CDS encoding SIMPL domain-containing protein (The SIMPL domain is named for its presence in mouse protein SIMPL (signalling molecule that associates with mouse pelle-like kinase). Bacterial member BP26, from Brucella, was shown to assemble into a channel-like structure, while YggE from E. coli has been associated with resistance to oxidative stress.), which translates to MRKITALMLVSMTVTVGVGVLTPKVTNAQLFYPPASDRHSLMVIGQGVVKVPADTADIELVFSSESSNGESETQPSSLPQTRRISLPSGYASGTPRANGSPSLLEQQDRAVSPTLFLNYKTVAESSPSKKLLTKATLQPVVNSLVAKGISADKIQVQINPNSSENNAKILVRLEKPTRDRVQEIVATANKATSQIDNLSVKSVGVEYAVNDCQALQSSVYQSAMKDAQSRAQALATAMSVKLDVPSVAEPFYTLFYPSCSSKTGVPLPSFASFLLSPTYNPDAPAEVEMKKDIFVTYTTK; encoded by the coding sequence ATGAGAAAAATAACTGCTCTAATGTTAGTAAGTATGACCGTGACTGTTGGCGTGGGAGTATTAACGCCCAAAGTTACTAATGCCCAATTATTTTATCCACCAGCCAGCGATCGCCATTCATTAATGGTAATCGGTCAAGGAGTAGTGAAAGTGCCAGCAGATACAGCCGATATTGAACTGGTATTCAGTAGCGAAAGTAGCAATGGTGAGTCAGAAACGCAACCATCATCTCTACCGCAAACCCGCCGCATATCCTTACCCTCCGGGTATGCCTCCGGCACGCCAAGGGCGAACGGCAGTCCCTCTTTGTTGGAACAACAAGACCGGGCTGTCTCACCAACTCTATTCTTAAATTACAAAACAGTAGCAGAATCTTCACCAAGCAAAAAATTACTAACTAAAGCAACTCTCCAACCTGTAGTCAATAGCCTAGTTGCCAAAGGAATTAGTGCTGATAAAATTCAAGTACAAATTAACCCGAATTCCAGCGAAAATAACGCCAAAATACTGGTGAGGTTGGAAAAACCAACACGCGATCGCGTCCAGGAAATTGTTGCTACAGCAAACAAAGCGACAAGCCAAATCGACAATCTTTCCGTTAAGAGTGTGGGCGTTGAGTACGCAGTAAATGACTGTCAGGCTTTGCAGAGTTCAGTTTATCAATCAGCTATGAAAGATGCTCAAAGCCGCGCTCAGGCTTTAGCAACTGCAATGAGTGTTAAACTTGATGTTCCTTCTGTAGCCGAACCATTTTACACATTATTTTATCCCTCATGTAGTTCTAAAACTGGAGTTCCTTTACCATCATTTGCTAGTTTTTTATTGTCACCGACTTATAATCCAGATGCCCCAGCAGAAGTTGAGATGAAAAAGGATATTTTTGTGACATATACAACAAAATAA
- a CDS encoding VOC family protein yields the protein MSTHPQIEQQITFFYTHNLNASTQFYEQMLGLELWLDQGTCRIYTVNGSGYLGFCQASETSTPPADKESSVIFTLVTPQVDEWFEYLKERGVKFEKPPTLNEKYNIYHCFFRDPSGYLIEIQRFETNHKKRHN from the coding sequence ATGTCTACTCATCCGCAAATAGAACAGCAAATTACCTTCTTTTACACCCATAATCTCAATGCCTCTACACAATTCTACGAGCAAATGCTGGGCTTGGAGCTATGGCTTGACCAAGGAACCTGTCGAATTTATACTGTTAATGGTTCTGGATACTTGGGATTTTGTCAAGCAAGCGAAACATCCACTCCTCCAGCCGACAAAGAATCAAGTGTCATTTTTACCTTGGTAACGCCGCAGGTGGATGAGTGGTTTGAATATCTCAAAGAACGTGGTGTCAAATTTGAAAAGCCACCTACACTAAATGAAAAGTACAATATTTACCACTGTTTTTTTCGCGATCCCAGTGGTTATTTGATTGAAATTCAACGTTTTGAGACTAACCATAAAAAAAGACATAACTAA
- a CDS encoding bestrophin family protein: MTTKKITWLSTTLQFKGSVMKAIYKHILLCGAFGFFISLLYHFELPVSQPILGSVIPSIVLGLLLVFRTNTAYERFWEGRKCWGSLVNNIRNLARQIWVSIDEISPEDKDNKITALNLLIAFAVTTKLHLRGEAVNSELEDLMPSTKYRKLKIMNNPPIEVAFWIGDYLQEQYHRNCLNSYQLTSMQELLNNLVDNLGACERILKTPMPLAYAIHLKQLLLLYCFLLPFQIVESLGWWTGLIAALVGFTVFGIEAIGLEIENPFGYDPNDLPLDAICATMKRNIDDLTTLTPNTRSHPGKLTYEKS, encoded by the coding sequence ATGACAACCAAAAAAATTACATGGCTAAGTACAACATTGCAATTTAAAGGTTCGGTCATGAAAGCAATTTACAAACATATTTTATTATGCGGAGCCTTCGGATTTTTTATTTCTCTGCTTTACCATTTTGAACTGCCTGTATCCCAACCGATTTTAGGAAGTGTTATTCCTAGTATTGTTTTAGGTTTATTACTTGTATTTCGTACAAATACTGCTTATGAGCGATTTTGGGAAGGGAGAAAATGCTGGGGTTCTCTAGTAAATAACATCCGAAATCTGGCCCGGCAAATTTGGGTATCTATTGATGAAATATCTCCAGAAGATAAAGACAATAAAATTACAGCATTAAATTTATTAATAGCTTTTGCTGTGACAACTAAATTACATTTGCGGGGAGAAGCAGTCAATAGCGAGTTAGAAGATTTAATGCCATCTACTAAGTATAGAAAACTTAAGATTATGAATAATCCCCCCATAGAAGTTGCATTTTGGATAGGAGATTATTTACAGGAGCAGTATCATCGCAATTGCCTTAATAGCTACCAGTTAACATCTATGCAAGAATTATTGAATAATCTTGTAGATAATTTAGGTGCTTGTGAACGAATTTTAAAAACACCTATGCCATTAGCTTACGCCATTCATCTTAAGCAATTATTGTTACTATATTGTTTCCTGCTACCATTTCAAATAGTGGAAAGTCTGGGTTGGTGGACAGGTTTAATTGCGGCTTTAGTTGGTTTTACAGTATTTGGGATTGAAGCAATTGGCTTGGAGATAGAAAACCCCTTTGGTTATGATCCTAACGACTTACCTCTAGATGCGATTTGTGCCACAATGAAACGCAATATAGACGATTTAACTACTCTGACTCCAAATACGCGATCTCATCCAGGAAAATTGACTTATGAGAAAAGTTGA
- a CDS encoding MOSC domain-containing protein: MQVISVNVGLPREVLWKGKTVTTGIFKEPVEGRVMMRSLNLDGDKQADLSVHGGKDKAVYAYPFEHYDYWRRKLPDIDLPWGMFGENLTTVGLLEDDVNIGDRFQIGSAEVMVTQPRMPCYKLLIKFGRADIVKQFLDSRLTGFYFSVLQEGKIGNGDTFELISRDSNNVTIADITRLYARETDDLELLHRTVKVEALPIDWRDYFQQQIKKINR, translated from the coding sequence ATGCAAGTTATCTCAGTCAATGTAGGACTTCCCCGTGAAGTACTTTGGAAGGGCAAAACAGTTACAACGGGAATTTTTAAAGAACCAGTTGAGGGACGGGTGATGATGCGATCGCTCAACTTAGATGGCGATAAACAAGCTGATTTAAGCGTCCACGGAGGTAAAGATAAAGCAGTTTATGCTTATCCATTTGAGCATTACGACTATTGGCGGCGCAAGTTACCTGATATAGATTTGCCCTGGGGAATGTTTGGTGAAAACCTTACTACAGTCGGGCTGTTAGAAGATGACGTTAATATTGGCGATCGCTTCCAAATTGGTAGCGCAGAGGTAATGGTGACTCAACCTCGAATGCCTTGTTATAAACTCTTAATCAAGTTCGGACGTGCTGATATAGTTAAACAGTTTTTAGATAGCCGCTTAACAGGGTTCTACTTTTCGGTGCTACAAGAGGGGAAAATAGGAAACGGTGATACTTTTGAGTTAATCAGTCGAGACTCAAATAATGTCACTATTGCCGATATTACCCGATTGTATGCACGCGAAACAGACGACCTAGAACTATTACACCGCACCGTAAAAGTTGAGGCTTTACCTATAGATTGGCGAGACTATTTCCAGCAGCAAATCAAAAAAATTAACAGATGA
- a CDS encoding serine/threonine-protein kinase, with translation MSLCINPVCPTPNHPNNEQNRFCQSCGSHLELLGRYRVKCLLSDKTGFSKVYEAYEQDTPKILKILKEDLSGNAKAVELFQQEVTVLEQLNHPGIPKEDSYFQYQTRHGLVLHCIAMEKIDGYNLVQWLQQNRPISEDQAVAWLKQLVEILDLMHGKQYLHRDIKPSNIMIRSPLGKDWGDLVLIDFGTATEIDRTDPDQLSNGDGMTALMSSGYSAPEQMNGQAVPQSDFFALGRTFIFLLTGQHPLDMYDVQQNVLHWQNHAIDISPLLLNLIDWLTAADIKKRPANAQEILQRLEHIEEGKKFCSDEDSTPPVAPDSRKVEEPLSEVEDSEPISLLSEQEPENSIPPASFVETQLTETTPENINLVIDLNTEELSPPIPKTLSSLQKEPEEVPLLKFFAGLLVILGLLSIVALAMRNSKFTVNSNYGQSPEKRGKIDYFSYQEGRDSQGRRAEFNIAVLSLEYKWLLGSNFQIKYDDEIISIDLLKLNLEQEGIQKIMDEPREIISVGTVACKGNIAVQQRIALERSKKIQFLVKKLFINTPSVKGYRILNLGQFQRSNCQANQDLTTYQRSIIIIGVKNKSAGVILDEALRDRLEKKPFADFKLEDYSLGTAENFKTIPSNL, from the coding sequence ATGAGCCTTTGTATCAACCCCGTTTGCCCTACACCAAATCACCCGAATAATGAACAAAACCGCTTTTGTCAAAGTTGTGGTTCCCATTTGGAATTGCTAGGGCGTTATCGGGTGAAGTGCCTGTTGAGTGACAAAACAGGGTTTAGTAAAGTTTATGAAGCATACGAACAAGATACTCCTAAAATCCTCAAAATACTCAAAGAGGATTTATCAGGTAACGCCAAAGCAGTAGAACTATTTCAGCAAGAAGTAACCGTACTGGAACAACTCAACCATCCCGGCATTCCCAAAGAAGATAGTTACTTTCAGTATCAAACCCGACATGGTTTAGTGTTGCATTGTATTGCAATGGAAAAAATCGACGGGTACAACTTAGTACAGTGGCTACAGCAGAATCGCCCCATTTCCGAAGACCAAGCTGTAGCTTGGCTAAAACAATTAGTGGAAATTTTAGATTTAATGCATGGTAAACAATACCTGCATCGAGATATTAAGCCATCTAATATCATGATTAGATCCCCCCTTGGGAAGGATTGGGGGGACTTGGTACTGATTGATTTTGGCACAGCCACTGAAATTGACAGAACCGACCCAGACCAACTTAGCAATGGCGATGGAATGACAGCACTTATGTCATCTGGCTACAGCGCTCCAGAACAAATGAATGGTCAAGCAGTACCACAATCAGATTTCTTTGCTTTGGGACGCACCTTTATATTTTTGCTAACGGGACAGCATCCCTTAGATATGTATGATGTTCAGCAAAATGTATTGCACTGGCAAAATCATGCCATCGATATTTCACCCTTACTATTAAATTTAATTGATTGGCTCACAGCAGCAGATATAAAAAAGCGTCCTGCTAATGCCCAAGAAATTTTGCAGCGCCTAGAACACATTGAAGAAGGCAAAAAGTTCTGCTCAGATGAGGATTCAACCCCGCCAGTTGCGCCAGATTCCCGCAAAGTAGAGGAGCCACTTTCAGAAGTCGAGGATTCAGAGCCAATCTCGCTTTTGTCGGAGCAGGAACCAGAAAATAGTATTCCTCCTGCCTCTTTTGTTGAAACGCAGCTAACAGAAACTACTCCTGAAAATATTAATTTAGTAATCGATTTGAACACAGAAGAGTTGTCCCCGCCAATTCCTAAAACTTTATCATCGCTACAGAAAGAGCCAGAAGAAGTACCACTACTGAAATTTTTTGCAGGTTTGCTAGTGATATTAGGGTTACTTAGTATAGTGGCTTTAGCAATGCGAAACTCAAAATTTACTGTGAATTCAAATTATGGGCAATCTCCCGAAAAGAGAGGTAAGATTGATTATTTTTCTTATCAAGAAGGTAGAGATAGCCAAGGAAGGAGAGCCGAATTTAATATCGCTGTTTTATCACTAGAATATAAATGGCTTTTAGGTAGCAATTTTCAAATTAAATATGATGATGAAATTATTAGTATAGACCTTTTAAAGTTGAACTTAGAACAAGAAGGGATACAAAAGATAATGGATGAACCCAGGGAAATTATCTCTGTAGGTACAGTTGCTTGTAAGGGTAATATAGCAGTTCAACAGCGAATAGCTCTAGAACGTTCTAAAAAAATTCAATTTTTAGTCAAAAAATTATTTATTAATACACCAAGTGTCAAAGGTTATAGAATATTAAATTTAGGACAATTTCAACGGAGTAATTGTCAGGCAAATCAGGATTTAACTACATATCAGAGAAGTATTATAATTATTGGTGTGAAAAATAAATCCGCAGGTGTCATTCTCGATGAAGCACTACGAGATCGGTTAGAAAAGAAACCTTTTGCTGATTTTAAGTTAGAAGATTATTCATTAGGGACGGCAGAAAACTTTAAGACGATACCAAGTAATTTATAA
- a CDS encoding DUF3082 domain-containing protein has product MSDQNLTPQTDTKMPVAASPLRCLIGAVISGGMGYAMYSLMIAIATNFAAKPLHSINPLVIKISSAVRTLVVGVVALGSGIFGIVAIGLLALGVQLLMQQLSKQKSSEN; this is encoded by the coding sequence ATGAGTGACCAAAATTTAACGCCACAAACGGATACTAAAATGCCGGTAGCAGCAAGTCCGTTACGCTGTCTAATTGGGGCAGTAATTTCTGGAGGAATGGGATATGCAATGTATTCACTGATGATTGCGATCGCTACAAATTTTGCTGCTAAACCTCTCCATTCAATTAATCCATTGGTAATTAAGATATCTTCTGCTGTTCGGACTCTGGTTGTTGGTGTAGTTGCTTTAGGAAGCGGAATATTTGGTATAGTAGCAATTGGTTTGTTGGCTCTGGGAGTGCAATTATTAATGCAGCAGTTGAGCAAGCAAAAAAGTAGTGAAAACTAG
- a CDS encoding transposase, with the protein MKAYSLDLRQKIVDAYACGDISQRKLAKNFGVTLSFVQNLLKRHRELGMIGPKVRTEQTATKLNAEQLEILRQLVIAQPDATLSELRERLYEKTEVLIGVATVNRMVRWKLHLNLKKKVSTSQKKVVMKSN; encoded by the coding sequence ATGAAAGCCTACTCTCTCGACTTGCGTCAAAAAATAGTTGATGCTTATGCCTGCGGTGACATTTCCCAACGAAAACTGGCTAAAAACTTTGGTGTCACCTTAAGTTTTGTGCAAAATTTACTCAAACGCCATCGAGAATTGGGGATGATAGGCCCCAAGGTGCGGACTGAGCAGACAGCAACAAAGTTGAATGCTGAACAGTTAGAAATCCTGCGCCAACTCGTCATAGCACAGCCCGATGCGACGTTAAGCGAATTGCGGGAACGACTTTACGAGAAAACAGAGGTCTTAATTGGGGTAGCTACGGTGAATCGGATGGTTCGCTGGAAACTTCACCTCAACCTCAAAAAAAAAGTCTCCACCTCACAAAAAAAGGTAGTGATGAAGTCCAACTAG
- a CDS encoding transposase, producing MNRELICPSSANVPAPCLAFQAYAQKPNRKGKNVSVIGAISLKGLLTQWSGLGSIDALTFDAFIAQKLVPKLWPGAVVIMDNCSIHKSDELEALLIAAGAHLIYLPPYSPDFSPIENCWSKIKNILRRIGARTYPDLLQALDTAFAEVTIENLLGWFTHCCYCTSQD from the coding sequence ATGAATCGGGAGTTAATCTGTCCTTCATCCGCAAATGTGCCCGCGCCTTGCCTGGCCTTTCAGGCCTATGCTCAAAAGCCCAACCGCAAAGGGAAAAATGTCTCGGTAATTGGTGCAATTAGCTTGAAAGGACTGCTCACCCAATGGAGTGGCTTAGGTTCTATCGATGCTTTGACTTTTGATGCCTTCATCGCCCAAAAGCTCGTACCCAAACTTTGGCCTGGTGCAGTGGTGATCATGGATAACTGCTCAATCCATAAAAGTGATGAACTTGAAGCTTTGCTCATCGCTGCTGGCGCTCATCTCATTTATCTCCCCCCCTATTCTCCCGATTTTTCACCGATTGAGAATTGTTGGTCCAAGATTAAGAACATTCTCCGTCGCATCGGTGCAAGGACATACCCTGATTTACTCCAGGCATTAGATACGGCATTCGCAGAAGTGACAATAGAGAATTTGCTGGGTTGGTTTACTCACTGCTGCTACTGTACCTCACAAGACTGA
- the ispE gene encoding 4-(cytidine 5'-diphospho)-2-C-methyl-D-erythritol kinase, whose product MRSYSLIAPAKINLYLEIIGYRPDGYHELAMILQSIGLSDKIDVRSTSTDSIRVHCNHPQVPTDKSNLAYRAAELMVRQFPEAFAKYGGVEITVNKQIPVAAGLAGGSTNAAAVLVGIDLLWKLGLTQSELEELGGTLGSDVPFCVAGGTAIATGRGEQLSPLPSLDNIYIVLGKYRSLEVSTPWAYKTYRQQFGHSYIRDTDNLVARASAVHSGAIVKAVLHKDTREIAQKLHNDLERVVLPAYPQVLQLREVFANQEGVLGTMMSGSGPTVFALFESQQQAELVLQQVREAIIDEDLELFVTRTITHGIKVTSSV is encoded by the coding sequence ATGCGTTCCTACAGCCTAATTGCCCCTGCTAAAATCAACTTATATCTGGAAATAATTGGGTATCGCCCTGATGGTTATCATGAATTAGCCATGATACTTCAAAGTATCGGACTTTCAGACAAGATTGATGTGCGTTCCACTAGCACTGACAGCATTCGTGTTCACTGCAATCACCCACAAGTACCGACAGATAAAAGTAATCTGGCATACCGAGCAGCAGAATTAATGGTCAGGCAATTTCCCGAAGCCTTTGCTAAATATGGCGGTGTGGAGATTACCGTCAATAAGCAGATTCCTGTAGCGGCTGGGTTGGCTGGGGGTTCGACGAATGCAGCAGCTGTGTTAGTGGGTATAGATTTACTGTGGAAGTTGGGATTAACTCAGTCTGAATTAGAAGAATTAGGAGGTACACTCGGTTCCGATGTCCCATTTTGTGTAGCGGGTGGAACTGCGATCGCAACAGGTAGGGGTGAGCAACTTTCTCCCCTACCGAGTTTAGATAATATATATATAGTATTGGGGAAATACCGCAGTCTGGAAGTTTCCACACCTTGGGCATACAAAACCTATCGACAGCAGTTTGGTCATTCTTATATTAGAGATACCGATAATTTGGTAGCACGTGCTAGTGCAGTTCATTCAGGAGCAATAGTAAAAGCTGTCTTGCATAAAGATACGAGAGAAATTGCCCAAAAATTGCACAATGATTTAGAGCGTGTGGTATTGCCAGCCTATCCCCAAGTTTTGCAGTTGCGAGAAGTGTTTGCAAATCAGGAAGGCGTGTTAGGAACAATGATGTCCGGTTCTGGCCCAACAGTATTTGCTCTTTTTGAGTCTCAACAGCAGGCAGAACTCGTTTTGCAGCAAGTAAGGGAAGCAATTATTGATGAGGACTTAGAATTATTTGTAACTCGGACAATTACGCATGGTATTAAAGTGACATCATCTGTTTAA
- a CDS encoding HetP family heterocyst commitment protein: MTQNITGYQTETVKKINNEQIEQILKAIIAGKYSWACVLILRFAGYNPIDYIPYRTYIRLLKNNCLVENSKQNTTDTKAVEALSLKSTWLHL; this comes from the coding sequence ATGACTCAAAATATCACTGGTTATCAAACAGAAACGGTTAAAAAAATCAACAATGAACAAATTGAGCAAATTCTCAAAGCGATTATTGCTGGCAAATATTCCTGGGCATGTGTTTTAATTCTGCGGTTTGCTGGGTACAATCCCATAGACTACATACCTTACCGCACCTACATTCGACTGCTCAAAAATAACTGCTTAGTTGAAAATTCAAAACAAAATACAACTGATACTAAGGCTGTAGAAGCGTTAAGCCTAAAATCAACCTGGCTTCATCTTTGA
- a CDS encoding response regulator, whose amino-acid sequence MRYESSKKILVVEDDAVTRNLFLEVLEAQGFDTIGAEDGVAGIQKAQEHLPDLVICDIQMPDMDGYTVLARLRQDPHTAIIPFIFLTGSNTQTDVRKGMELGADDYLTKPSSIEDLLRAIAVRLEKQAFLRYWYATNSHQAAQSPPSSFNSESIFPSVPQLKAVFDFIEANYRQGITLSDVALAVGYSPAYLTNRVAKQTGETVNAWIVKRRMAAARPLLRDTNQTIDQIAIALGYQNTCHFSRQFRQHHGLSPKTWRKQQQLFQSSKNAKLQLIKNHGALEKLVPLGC is encoded by the coding sequence ATGAGATACGAATCGTCGAAAAAAATTCTTGTAGTTGAAGATGATGCGGTTACTCGCAATCTCTTCTTAGAAGTTCTTGAGGCTCAAGGTTTTGACACCATAGGTGCTGAAGATGGAGTAGCTGGTATCCAGAAAGCACAAGAGCATTTACCCGACTTAGTGATTTGCGATATTCAAATGCCAGATATGGATGGCTACACCGTTTTGGCTAGGTTGCGCCAAGATCCTCACACAGCAATTATTCCTTTCATTTTTTTGACTGGGAGTAATACTCAAACAGATGTTCGCAAAGGTATGGAGTTGGGAGCGGATGATTATCTGACTAAACCCTCTAGTATAGAAGATTTGCTCAGAGCGATCGCTGTCCGATTAGAAAAGCAAGCTTTTTTGAGGTATTGGTACGCTACTAACTCTCATCAAGCCGCTCAATCACCACCTTCATCGTTCAACTCTGAGTCCATTTTTCCATCTGTTCCCCAACTTAAAGCGGTTTTCGACTTTATTGAAGCTAATTATCGCCAAGGAATTACTTTGTCTGATGTGGCTCTTGCGGTTGGTTATTCGCCTGCTTACTTGACTAACCGAGTAGCCAAACAAACAGGAGAAACTGTAAACGCTTGGATTGTTAAGCGTCGAATGGCAGCAGCACGTCCTTTACTTAGAGATACCAATCAGACAATCGACCAGATTGCTATTGCACTGGGCTATCAAAATACATGTCATTTCTCTCGTCAGTTTCGTCAACACCACGGGCTTTCTCCCAAAACTTGGAGAAAACAGCAACAACTTTTTCAGTCTTCTAAAAACGCGAAGCTACAATTGATCAAAAATCATGGTGCATTAGAAAAACTTGTACCTTTAGGTTGCTGA
- the trpC gene encoding indole-3-glycerol phosphate synthase TrpC, translating to MTYPVTTPNSYLQPTLKEIIWQKKYEVAQIQQEMSLASLQRQLAAAPTVRDFISALQQSHYRPSIIAEVKKASLIHGIIKADLDSVAIAKAYERGGATCISVFTDQKFFYGSFENLRTIRYRVKLPLLCKEFILDPCQIYLARAAGADAVLLIAAILSDKELQNFLRVIHYLGMNALIEVHTLAELDRVLKLDDVRLVGINNQSLEDFSVNIDTTEELLAARRSQLQSLGIIVVSESGLYTPADLSLVTEAGTHAVILGESLVKQEDVQQSVRNLLKPTAIFR from the coding sequence ATGACTTACCCAGTTACTACCCCTAATAGTTATTTGCAACCTACTCTGAAAGAGATTATATGGCAGAAAAAGTATGAAGTTGCACAAATCCAGCAAGAGATGTCTTTGGCTTCTTTGCAACGCCAGTTAGCTGCTGCGCCGACTGTGCGAGATTTTATCTCTGCTTTGCAACAGAGTCATTACCGACCTTCTATCATTGCAGAGGTGAAAAAAGCATCCCTAATTCATGGAATTATTAAAGCAGACTTGGACTCAGTAGCGATCGCTAAAGCTTATGAACGTGGTGGCGCAACCTGTATCTCTGTCTTCACCGATCAGAAGTTCTTTTATGGCAGCTTTGAAAATTTACGCACCATCCGCTACCGAGTAAAATTACCTCTACTGTGCAAGGAATTCATTTTAGATCCCTGCCAAATTTATTTAGCACGGGCAGCAGGCGCAGATGCGGTGCTATTGATTGCAGCAATTCTCTCAGATAAGGAACTTCAAAACTTTTTGCGAGTGATTCACTATTTGGGAATGAATGCTTTGATAGAAGTCCATACTTTAGCAGAACTAGATCGGGTGCTAAAGCTTGATGATGTACGCCTAGTAGGAATTAACAACCAAAGTCTAGAAGATTTTAGCGTCAATATTGATACAACTGAAGAACTACTGGCAGCTAGGCGATCGCAACTACAAAGCTTGGGCATTATCGTTGTTAGTGAGTCTGGCTTGTATACACCTGCTGATTTATCCCTTGTAACTGAGGCTGGTACACATGCCGTTATCCTTGGCGAATCCCTAGTTAAACAAGAAGATGTACAACAGAGTGTGCGTAATCTGCTCAAACCTACAGCTATTTTCAGATAA
- a CDS encoding alpha/beta fold hydrolase, translated as MPVRQILSKPDIQLSYLEWNQGKEPLLLLHGLGDHALVWSSLGDYLAAEYHIIAPDMRGHGESTKPERDYTFESAIADLEALMDRLEWTSAHIVSHSWTGKLAAIWARQNPKRLRSIILIDPIFIWKMPNLFRLTFPMLYRFLPFLKSMGPFASHEEAEQQARQLKQYQGWSSLQEQVFQAGIEQKPDGSWGSKFTIAARDGIFEAVMQVPGFTIPLDTQALFVQPEQGLNRQDWQIQPYKTYLKKLRICQVPGNHWPFLTQPEAFNQTVAAFLAEHR; from the coding sequence ATGCCTGTACGTCAAATTTTATCAAAGCCTGATATCCAACTTTCTTACTTAGAGTGGAACCAAGGTAAAGAACCCTTACTGCTGTTACACGGGTTAGGCGACCATGCTCTAGTGTGGTCTAGTTTAGGAGATTATTTAGCAGCAGAGTACCACATAATCGCACCAGATATGCGCGGACATGGCGAAAGTACCAAGCCTGAGAGAGATTATACTTTTGAAAGTGCGATCGCAGACCTCGAAGCACTTATGGATCGTCTGGAATGGACATCTGCCCATATTGTAAGTCATTCCTGGACAGGTAAATTAGCCGCTATCTGGGCAAGACAAAACCCAAAGCGTTTGCGGAGTATAATTCTCATCGATCCAATTTTCATCTGGAAAATGCCCAACCTTTTCAGACTAACTTTTCCCATGTTGTATCGCTTCTTACCCTTTCTCAAAAGCATGGGCCCCTTTGCCAGTCATGAAGAAGCCGAACAACAAGCACGGCAATTAAAGCAATATCAAGGATGGAGTTCCTTGCAGGAGCAAGTTTTCCAAGCAGGAATAGAACAAAAACCCGATGGTAGTTGGGGTAGCAAATTTACCATCGCCGCCCGCGACGGGATTTTTGAAGCAGTGATGCAAGTGCCTGGTTTTACAATCCCCCTTGATACCCAAGCCCTCTTTGTCCAACCAGAACAAGGACTTAACCGCCAAGATTGGCAAATCCAACCCTACAAAACCTATCTCAAAAAACTACGCATCTGCCAAGTTCCTGGCAATCACTGGCCATTTTTGACACAACCAGAGGCATTTAACCAAACTGTAGCAGCTTTTTTGGCAGAACACAGATAG